Proteins encoded within one genomic window of Ptiloglossa arizonensis isolate GNS036 chromosome 3, iyPtiAriz1_principal, whole genome shotgun sequence:
- the LOC143144399 gene encoding uncharacterized protein LOC143144399 translates to MTLVGTKEGNVLPIMLSVQQQHHHHNLHGSSATSAQNHRGNVIVSTNSMPANDIKTMQQHGCKRSKIYGQATGPYGTVPHQPASVARRNARERNRVKQVNNGFATLRQHIPQSVAQALGGSTAGTHGGSRAGSKKLSKVETLRMAVEYIRSLQRLLEDHDSGSDVTSVSSPTSSPPSSTSSSSSTCSSGNGIGVEPNHHSPELRLRGNVSNEIRHHSPDLHRHQHLRQNPSPTFVPAPCSEASSSPTPSFVSEASSAGSQGYGGTSGALYATHSDGYDNYEPMSPEDEELLDVISWWQQSQ, encoded by the coding sequence ATGACCTTAGTGGGAACGAAGGAGGGGAACGTATTGCCCATCATGTTGAGCGTACAGCAACAGCATCATCACCATAATCTCCATGGTTCTTCTGCAACCAGTGCTCAAAATCACCGCGGTAACGTGATTGTTTCCACGAACAGTATGCCAGCAAATGACATCAAGACGATGCAGCAACACGGCTGCAAACGATCAAAAATTTACGGCCAAGCGACCGGGCCCTATGGCACGGTTCCCCATCAGCCAGCATCCGTAGCGAGAAGAAACGCGCGTGAACGTAATCGTGTCAAGCAGGTGAATAATGGATTCGCCACTTTGAGGCAACACATACCCCAAAGTGTGGCACAGGCTCTTGGAGGAAGTACGGCTGGCACCCACGGTGGATCCAGAGCCGGTAGTAAAAAGTTATCGAAAGTTGAAACCCTCAGGATGGCGGTCGAGTACATCAGGAGTCTCCAACGTCTCTTGGAAGATCACGACAGTGGTTCAGATGTCACGAGTGTATCGTCGCCGACGTCCTCGCCACCTTCCTCGACCTCGTCTTCGTCGTCCACGTGTAGCTCTGGTAACGGAATCGGCGTCGAGCCCAATCACCACTCGCCCGAGTTAAGACTCCGTGGCAATGTCAGTAACGAGATTCGACATCACAGCCCCGACCTGCACCGACATCAACATCTGAGACAAAATCCTAGCCCAACGTTTGTGCCAGCGCCCTGTTCCGAagcctcgagttcgccaacgcCTAGTTTCGTTTCCGAAGCATCGTCAGCTGGCAGTCAAGGCTACGGGGGAACCTCCGGTGCTCTTTACGCGACGCATTCCGATGGTTACGATAATTACGAACCCATGAGTCCGGAGGACGAAGAACTATTGGACGTTATCTCTTGGTGGCAACAAAGTCAATGA